A part of Prolixibacteraceae bacterium genomic DNA contains:
- a CDS encoding sulfatase has product MKKLKMIAEGLLLTTLLSSCHAEVKKEVKQPNIIFIMSDDHAFQAIGAYGHNINQTPNIDRIANEGVLFTHGYVNNSICAPSRAAMLTGKHSFKNGKVDNVLPFNWDQNNVAKELQKSGYETALIGKIHLNGLPQGFNYSNVLVGQGQYYNPDFIENGKPKNYHGYCTEVTTNLAMDWLKNGRKKDKPFFLMYHQKAPHRTWMPDLKYLGKYDNQNFELPDNFFDKYEGKVAAKHHEMGIFDHMDLVYDLKVLDKDGDVQTKYRKHAQKMYDRMDSTQRAQWDAYYEPIIKDFKKRNLKGKELAKWKYNRYMKDYLSTIQSVDDGVGELLDYLDKEGLAENTIIVYTADQGFYLGEHGWFDKRFMYEESFRTPIIMKYPKEIKAGTVEDRLVQNIDFAPTFLDYANSDIPKDMQGESFRSILNGQSKEWRDALYYTYYEYPGEHSVERHHGIRTDRYKLIHFYYDSDTWEMYDLDNDPNEMHNLYGDPTYANIQKNLHIKLDSIRAKYGDSDELDQQNIERYLAHKKIKNRLQAKKKD; this is encoded by the coding sequence ATGAAAAAACTGAAGATGATCGCAGAAGGACTACTTCTGACCACTTTACTCTCATCATGTCATGCTGAGGTGAAAAAAGAGGTGAAGCAGCCGAATATTATTTTTATCATGAGTGATGATCATGCATTTCAGGCAATCGGTGCTTATGGTCATAATATTAATCAAACTCCGAATATAGATCGAATTGCAAACGAAGGTGTTCTGTTCACTCATGGATATGTTAACAACTCTATATGTGCTCCCAGTCGAGCAGCGATGTTGACAGGAAAGCATAGCTTCAAGAATGGTAAGGTCGATAATGTACTTCCTTTCAACTGGGATCAGAATAATGTGGCAAAGGAACTTCAAAAGTCAGGCTATGAAACGGCTTTAATTGGAAAGATTCACTTAAATGGTCTACCACAAGGTTTTAATTACTCTAATGTTCTAGTTGGCCAAGGTCAGTATTACAATCCTGATTTTATAGAAAATGGCAAGCCTAAAAACTACCATGGATATTGTACTGAGGTTACCACTAATCTTGCCATGGATTGGTTGAAAAATGGACGTAAGAAGGATAAACCATTCTTTTTGATGTACCATCAAAAAGCACCACATAGAACATGGATGCCTGATCTAAAATATCTAGGGAAATATGATAATCAGAATTTCGAGCTTCCTGATAACTTCTTCGATAAATATGAAGGTAAAGTTGCCGCGAAACACCATGAGATGGGAATATTCGACCATATGGACCTTGTATATGATCTTAAGGTACTAGATAAAGATGGAGATGTTCAAACCAAGTACAGAAAACATGCACAGAAGATGTACGACCGTATGGATTCTACTCAAAGAGCACAGTGGGATGCATATTACGAACCAATCATTAAAGATTTTAAGAAAAGAAATCTAAAGGGAAAAGAGCTGGCAAAATGGAAATATAACAGATATATGAAGGACTATCTAAGTACCATTCAGTCTGTTGATGATGGTGTTGGTGAACTACTAGATTATCTTGACAAGGAAGGGTTGGCAGAAAATACGATCATTGTATATACTGCTGATCAGGGTTTCTATTTGGGAGAGCATGGATGGTTTGATAAACGATTTATGTACGAAGAGTCGTTCCGTACTCCGATCATAATGAAATACCCTAAAGAGATTAAAGCTGGAACTGTAGAGGATCGACTTGTTCAGAATATTGATTTTGCACCAACATTCTTAGATTACGCAAATAGCGATATCCCTAAAGATATGCAAGGAGAGTCATTTAGATCAATTCTTAATGGTCAAAGTAAAGAGTGGAGAGATGCGTTATACTATACATATTATGAATATCCTGGAGAACATAGCGTTGAGAGACACCATGGTATTAGGACTGATAGATATAAGTTAATCCACTTCTATTACGATTCAGATACATGGGAGATGTATGATCTCGATAATGATCCGAATGAAATGCATAATTTATATGGTGATCCAACTTATGCAAACATCCAAAAGAACTTGCATATTAAACTTGATTCGATCCGTGCAAAATATGGCGATTCTGATGAGTTAGATCAACAGAATATTGAACGATATTTAGCGCATAAGAAGATCAAGAATCGTTTACAAGCAAAGAAAAAAGATTAA
- the bioD gene encoding dethiobiotin synthase: MKKTYFISGIDTDCGKTIATGIMAKSLHHYGHKVITQKFIQTGNIGYSEDIEKHRELMGVNLFQEDFDHTTAPLVYSTPVSPHLAAEIDVKEVDIQKVYDATQTLEKRFDHILLEGAGGLMVPYSRSQTTLDYLKASALPLILVTSSKLGSINHTLLSLEVIKKYDIPLHGVVYNHLPHVENFQAVDTVNIIKTYLSENFQGVLFTEIPNIEDHKNYTIPEPVIEQWFKQERIIS; this comes from the coding sequence ATGAAAAAAACATATTTTATCTCAGGAATAGATACAGATTGTGGCAAAACAATCGCAACGGGTATTATGGCGAAAAGCCTACATCACTATGGACATAAAGTGATTACACAAAAGTTTATCCAAACAGGTAATATCGGATACTCCGAAGATATTGAGAAGCATAGAGAACTGATGGGAGTCAATCTATTTCAAGAAGATTTTGACCACACCACCGCTCCTTTGGTATACAGCACTCCTGTCTCTCCACACCTTGCCGCTGAGATCGATGTTAAGGAGGTCGACATTCAGAAAGTATACGATGCAACCCAAACACTAGAAAAACGTTTTGATCATATACTTCTCGAAGGAGCTGGAGGTCTAATGGTTCCGTACAGTAGATCACAAACCACATTAGATTATCTAAAAGCGTCGGCTCTTCCTCTAATTCTTGTCACCTCTTCTAAGCTCGGAAGTATCAACCATACACTCCTATCTCTAGAAGTCATCAAAAAATATGATATTCCGCTACATGGTGTGGTCTATAATCATCTTCCCCATGTCGAAAATTTTCAAGCAGTAGACACAGTTAATATAATTAAAACGTATCTATCAGAGAACTTCCAAGGAGTATTATTCACAGAAATACCTAATATTGAAGACCATAAAAACTACACCATTCCTGAACCTGTTATAGAGCAATGGTTCAAACAAGAAAGAATCATTTCATAA
- a CDS encoding ABC transporter ATP-binding protein → MLKIKKLTSRSSSKGIIDNIDLVCPTGKIHAIIGNKDAGKSTLLDIIGSRTCADSGVVYIDGETIKSLGEQYRSFVGFLFLSEAICCRLTSDEYLDMLGAMYGVSDRIRKAKVEYLVESLNLPNEGYVDSFSYDDQKKLKLAATLVHSPRYLVLYEPLDGVSTATKRVMSDVLRDLAMNGTTILYTTSHIDCLDEVADLVSIIDAGKIIYKSYYMELKKIIAKDCIQDTSSLVHTFNGI, encoded by the coding sequence ATGCTTAAGATTAAAAAACTCACCAGTAGAAGCTCTTCCAAAGGCATTATAGATAATATTGATCTGGTATGCCCTACGGGGAAGATACATGCTATTATTGGAAATAAAGATGCTGGCAAGTCCACATTACTTGATATTATTGGTTCTAGAACATGTGCGGATAGTGGCGTGGTATATATTGATGGAGAGACCATTAAAAGTTTAGGAGAACAGTATAGGTCGTTTGTTGGGTTTCTCTTTTTATCAGAAGCAATTTGTTGTCGTCTGACCTCTGATGAGTATTTGGATATGTTAGGAGCGATGTATGGAGTGAGTGACCGAATAAGAAAGGCTAAAGTTGAATATCTAGTAGAGAGTTTAAATTTACCGAATGAAGGGTATGTAGATTCGTTTTCATATGATGATCAGAAAAAGCTTAAACTTGCTGCTACATTAGTACATTCTCCTCGTTATTTAGTTCTATACGAACCTCTAGATGGTGTTTCTACTGCTACTAAAAGAGTCATGTCTGATGTCCTAAGAGATCTTGCGATGAATGGAACGACGATTCTATATACAACAAGTCATATTGACTGTTTGGATGAAGTTGCAGACCTAGTGTCAATAATAGATGCTGGGAAGATTATATACAAGAGCTACTATATGGAGCTTAAGAAGATTATAGCTAAAGATTGTATACAAGATACATCTTCATTAGTCCACACTTTTAATGGGATTTAG
- a CDS encoding 5-formyltetrahydrofolate cyclo-ligase, which translates to MKLDIALIQCEPTLGDLDANREKISTWLDKIPDHVDIILLPELANSGYHFIDEKQAERSSEEISQSGLVNDLKAYAQSNDVAIAIGLAEQKDGIRYNSALWITPQGVEVTYRKAHLFARENLFFNAGKEACPIVTWKGARIGLMICYDWTFPEVWQWMAQGQVDLVCHLCNLVMPHAQQMVKTYAFSNHFYIAQSNRVGTERDLTFTGASSIIAPDAEVLVHASKTEEEIIIGTIDTDYSRDKQLNPYNHKTRDTRRDIYPRSYKEDKVNLEMLRQEKRQLRKYIKQNWANIPPKELHDKSKAVLDKLESMKEFIDAKKVLLYWSLKDEVYTHDFVRKYAKTKDIYLPVMKGAELDLAKYTSDENLDNDNPFGIFEPSNEILLDNNELDLIIIPGVAFDRQGGRLGRGKGFYDRLLQQCNTKTIGIGLDFQLVWSIPKEKHDQLLSMIITNA; encoded by the coding sequence ATGAAACTAGATATTGCACTCATTCAATGCGAACCTACATTAGGCGATCTTGATGCAAACAGAGAAAAGATATCTACATGGCTGGACAAAATCCCAGACCATGTAGATATTATTTTACTACCTGAACTTGCCAATTCAGGATATCACTTTATCGATGAGAAACAGGCTGAGCGTAGTTCAGAAGAGATTAGTCAGAGTGGTCTAGTCAACGATCTAAAAGCATATGCACAGAGCAATGATGTAGCTATTGCCATCGGTTTAGCCGAACAAAAAGATGGGATTAGATACAATAGTGCCTTATGGATCACTCCCCAAGGCGTAGAGGTAACTTATCGTAAAGCACACCTTTTTGCCAGAGAGAATTTGTTCTTCAACGCAGGCAAGGAAGCATGCCCAATAGTAACTTGGAAAGGGGCACGAATAGGTCTAATGATCTGCTACGACTGGACTTTCCCCGAAGTATGGCAATGGATGGCACAAGGACAAGTAGATTTAGTCTGTCATCTCTGTAACCTTGTGATGCCACACGCACAACAGATGGTCAAAACATATGCATTCTCCAACCACTTCTACATCGCCCAATCCAACAGGGTCGGAACAGAACGCGACCTCACTTTCACCGGTGCCTCCTCAATTATCGCACCAGATGCTGAGGTGCTGGTGCATGCATCAAAAACAGAAGAGGAGATCATTATTGGAACCATTGACACAGACTATTCTAGGGACAAACAGCTGAACCCTTACAACCATAAAACCAGAGATACTAGAAGAGATATCTATCCACGAAGTTACAAAGAGGATAAGGTGAACCTTGAAATGTTGAGACAGGAAAAGAGACAACTCCGAAAGTATATAAAACAAAACTGGGCAAACATCCCACCTAAAGAACTCCACGATAAAAGCAAAGCAGTACTTGACAAACTCGAATCGATGAAGGAGTTTATCGATGCCAAGAAAGTGTTGTTATATTGGTCACTAAAAGATGAGGTTTACACACACGATTTTGTAAGAAAATATGCAAAAACAAAAGATATATATCTTCCCGTGATGAAAGGTGCTGAACTAGACCTCGCAAAATACACTTCAGACGAAAACCTAGATAATGATAATCCGTTTGGCATATTCGAACCTTCAAACGAAATACTCCTAGACAATAACGAATTAGATCTAATTATCATTCCCGGTGTAGCCTTTGATCGCCAAGGAGGTAGGTTGGGAAGAGGTAAAGGATTTTATGATAGACTTCTTCAACAGTGTAATACAAAAACCATTGGTATAGGCTTAGATTTCCAACTGGTATGGAGTATACCCAAAGAAAAACATGACCAACTTCTCTCAATGATAATAACCAACGCATAA
- a CDS encoding DUF452 family protein — translation MTHIIFFNGWGMDKGVFKHFNTSDDIQITEVNSYHQYHEPTITNDCDRTVVVAWSLGVIMATKFYIQHNLFIDKFIVINGACDGFDKHKGLPKVMSMLTAKRWNTSTLTGFNEKMNGTSEVIVPCNRSIEDQKAELIFLMEHHDEIQSNLLTVNDPCITVLISENEWIYPAKNLIRCWQHQNIVIIKDKFHNPFYSTYSWKQWIEN, via the coding sequence ATGACGCATATTATATTCTTTAACGGATGGGGGATGGACAAAGGGGTGTTTAAACACTTTAATACTAGCGACGATATTCAAATCACAGAGGTCAATAGTTACCACCAATACCACGAACCGACCATCACCAATGATTGTGATAGAACAGTGGTGGTAGCATGGTCACTAGGGGTAATAATGGCCACCAAATTCTATATCCAACACAACCTATTTATCGATAAATTCATCGTCATCAATGGCGCATGTGATGGTTTTGACAAACATAAAGGGCTGCCTAAAGTGATGTCTATGCTAACAGCAAAAAGGTGGAACACATCTACCTTAACAGGCTTTAATGAAAAGATGAATGGGACTTCCGAAGTCATAGTTCCTTGCAACCGCTCTATAGAGGACCAAAAAGCAGAGTTAATCTTCCTGATGGAACACCATGATGAAATCCAATCCAATCTATTAACTGTAAATGACCCGTGTATTACAGTCTTAATTAGTGAAAATGAATGGATCTACCCAGCAAAGAATCTTATTCGCTGTTGGCAACATCAAAATATTGTGATCATAAAAGATAAATTTCATAACCCATTCTACAGCACCTACTCATGGAAACAATGGATAGAGAATTAA
- a CDS encoding glycoside hydrolase family 18 protein — protein sequence MKHILLPLLFFVMISNLFADDNCTKSKGKIVGYLPSYSMKHFTEDQAKKLTDIIIFSIIPDPSNGKFKVAKVNSDKSLIFQNKHGRNGLSEKDINQVVKTCKKYNVKTHLCIGGGDVADEFKALVENKNQKKFAKYVTKYCLEKGIDGVDIDWEFPREDDLDGISSLLHELYQKLNRKGITLSAAFSSKIWAQKPSVEAAARNIQYLHMVNVMGYVDTMEGVERAEDIFVKQYKLPRSKIIVGIPFFTYPKKQVITYRKMIARALDQGTDITPNTNSVTIDNKEHHFNGVNLVKQKTKYSMDKMGGVMIWELGQDLPANNKLSLLNAIHEEVSKN from the coding sequence ATGAAACATATACTTCTTCCATTACTCTTTTTTGTAATGATTTCTAATCTGTTTGCAGATGATAATTGTACAAAATCAAAAGGGAAAATTGTTGGTTATCTTCCCTCTTATAGTATGAAACACTTTACTGAAGATCAAGCGAAGAAACTGACTGATATTATTATTTTCTCTATCATTCCTGATCCATCTAATGGGAAATTTAAAGTAGCAAAAGTTAATTCAGATAAGTCTCTGATATTCCAAAATAAACATGGCCGCAACGGCCTTAGTGAGAAAGATATCAATCAAGTAGTAAAGACGTGTAAGAAATACAACGTAAAGACCCATCTATGTATCGGTGGAGGAGATGTTGCAGATGAATTTAAAGCATTGGTTGAAAACAAAAATCAAAAGAAATTCGCTAAGTATGTAACTAAATATTGCCTTGAGAAAGGAATTGATGGCGTCGATATCGATTGGGAGTTTCCAAGAGAGGATGATTTAGATGGTATCTCATCTCTATTACACGAATTATACCAAAAGCTTAATAGAAAAGGAATCACATTATCTGCTGCATTTAGTAGTAAAATATGGGCACAAAAACCGAGTGTTGAAGCTGCAGCTAGGAACATCCAATATCTCCATATGGTTAATGTAATGGGCTATGTAGACACCATGGAAGGTGTGGAAAGAGCTGAAGATATCTTTGTAAAGCAGTATAAACTCCCAAGATCAAAGATCATTGTTGGAATTCCATTCTTTACATACCCTAAGAAACAGGTAATCACTTACCGAAAAATGATTGCAAGAGCATTAGATCAAGGTACTGATATTACCCCCAATACTAACAGTGTCACGATTGACAATAAAGAACATCACTTTAATGGAGTGAATCTTGTAAAACAAAAAACTAAATATAGTATGGATAAAATGGGAGGAGTTATGATCTGGGAGCTAGGTCAAGATCTACCTGCAAACAACAAACTATCCCTCTTGAATGCGATCCACGAAGAGGTGAGTAAAAACTAA
- a CDS encoding 6-phosphofructokinase: protein MGKKKKRIGILTAGGDCPGLNAAIRGIGKTAILNYGMEVLGFNAGYSGLIRKDYQVLDEIKLSGILTLGGTILGTSREKPFKIDKENPIDKVALIKENYKELDLDCVVCLGGNGTMKTANKLQQEGLNVIGLPKTIDNDVYGTDRTFGFDSAVSIATDAIDRLHTTANSHQRAMVIEVMGHHAGWIALYAGVAGGGDVILLPEIDFDIETVCHTIRKRFERGKPYAIVVVAEGIKKPNNTNAASYVSYCIHDMTGIETRQTQLGYVQRGGSPTPMDRILATQYGAYAVDLIANEDYGKMVAFQQNELIGVPLSEVGGKLSLIKPDNKLVIKARNLGVSFGD, encoded by the coding sequence ATGGGAAAAAAGAAGAAAAGAATTGGTATTCTCACAGCTGGTGGGGATTGTCCAGGATTAAATGCTGCCATAAGAGGTATTGGAAAAACTGCAATACTTAACTATGGGATGGAAGTCCTTGGTTTCAATGCCGGATATAGTGGACTCATTCGTAAAGATTATCAAGTATTAGACGAGATTAAATTATCCGGCATACTGACTCTCGGAGGAACCATATTAGGTACATCAAGGGAAAAACCTTTTAAGATTGACAAAGAGAACCCTATTGATAAAGTCGCTTTAATAAAAGAGAATTATAAAGAGCTCGATCTTGATTGTGTGGTCTGTCTTGGAGGTAACGGAACCATGAAAACAGCCAATAAACTACAACAAGAAGGGCTCAATGTCATTGGACTTCCTAAGACTATTGATAATGATGTATACGGAACGGATCGCACGTTTGGTTTCGACTCTGCAGTAAGTATTGCAACCGACGCCATAGACAGACTGCATACCACAGCCAACTCACATCAAAGAGCAATGGTGATAGAGGTAATGGGTCACCATGCAGGATGGATCGCACTTTATGCAGGAGTAGCAGGTGGAGGTGATGTCATTCTATTACCAGAGATCGACTTTGATATCGAAACCGTTTGTCATACCATACGCAAACGTTTTGAGAGAGGAAAACCGTATGCAATTGTTGTGGTCGCTGAAGGAATCAAAAAACCCAACAACACCAATGCTGCAAGCTATGTCTCCTACTGTATTCACGACATGACAGGGATAGAAACCCGTCAAACACAATTAGGCTATGTACAACGAGGAGGAAGTCCTACACCCATGGATAGAATCCTAGCAACACAATATGGAGCATATGCTGTCGACTTAATTGCTAATGAGGATTACGGCAAGATGGTTGCATTCCAACAGAACGAATTGATTGGCGTCCCACTATCTGAAGTGGGTGGAAAACTAAGCCTGATTAAGCCAGACAACAAACTCGTAATTAAAGCCCGTAATCTTGGCGTCTCTTTTGGAGACTAA
- a CDS encoding LURP-one-related family protein — protein sequence MNPILNKNNFFVKEHTGMFKASNNYDIYDPESDQMLIECREINLGWFAKILRFNKDYKRMTPFEIVLTDANGQKVLTVKRKWTFWRSEVEVLDHNDQIVGKLKQKLLSIGGKFRVYDTDDNEVCMVKGKWTSWEFSFLKEDVQLAQVSKKWAGLAKELFTSADTYMLTIDPRVAENSAERVLIMASVMCIDMVLKE from the coding sequence ATGAATCCCATACTGAACAAAAACAACTTTTTTGTAAAAGAACATACAGGTATGTTCAAAGCAAGCAATAATTATGATATATATGATCCTGAGAGCGATCAGATGCTTATCGAGTGTAGAGAGATTAATCTAGGCTGGTTTGCTAAGATCTTACGTTTCAATAAGGATTACAAACGAATGACTCCTTTCGAGATTGTTCTAACGGATGCCAATGGTCAAAAAGTACTTACAGTAAAAAGAAAATGGACTTTTTGGAGATCTGAGGTAGAAGTACTTGATCACAATGATCAAATAGTAGGTAAGCTTAAACAAAAACTTCTTTCCATTGGTGGAAAATTCAGAGTTTATGATACAGATGACAATGAAGTTTGTATGGTAAAAGGTAAATGGACTTCATGGGAATTTTCTTTCCTTAAAGAGGATGTTCAGTTAGCACAAGTTTCTAAGAAATGGGCAGGATTGGCAAAGGAACTTTTCACCTCTGCTGATACTTATATGCTTACAATAGACCCACGTGTTGCAGAGAACTCAGCGGAAAGGGTTCTAATTATGGCATCAGTGATGTGTATTGATATGGTTCTTAAAGAGTAG
- a CDS encoding 8-amino-7-oxononanoate synthase, translating to MKKRILAGIEQLERMDNLRRLSIPSPSHLSLSTNDYMGISQNQQLYKDFIEQNSIDGTSMGSCSSRLLTGNTEAMELLERDLKDLYQREAALLFNSGYHANIGILPAITTKRDLIIADQYVHASIIDGIQLSKAKSWRFRHQNYDQLEDYLIKYRNDYDQVILVVESLYSMDGDYADLHRLVELKNRYDCLLYVDEAHTFGGVGKRGLGLGEQLGLIKSIDFIVGTFGKAVASQGAFLVCDDIYRTWLIQKSRSLIYTTSLPEITSLWNRHVIHYLTQQEEARDRLAALASWFSRELGIEHQSYIIPYIVGSNKRAIALSNFLETRNISCLPIRYPTVPQETARLRFSLTAEMKMEQLVSIIEAIDTFNLNMVP from the coding sequence ATGAAAAAACGAATCTTAGCTGGGATAGAGCAACTAGAGAGAATGGACAATCTTCGTAGATTGTCCATTCCCTCGCCGTCCCACCTCTCTCTTTCGACCAACGATTACATGGGGATATCTCAGAATCAGCAACTATATAAAGATTTTATCGAGCAAAATAGTATCGATGGTACAAGTATGGGAAGCTGCTCCTCTAGACTTTTGACAGGAAACACAGAAGCCATGGAGCTACTAGAAAGAGATCTCAAAGATCTTTACCAAAGAGAGGCTGCACTTCTTTTTAACAGTGGATATCATGCCAACATTGGCATCCTGCCTGCCATTACAACCAAAAGAGACTTGATCATTGCAGATCAATATGTACATGCGAGTATCATTGACGGGATTCAACTATCAAAAGCTAAAAGCTGGAGGTTTCGCCATCAAAACTACGATCAATTAGAAGACTATCTAATAAAATACCGAAACGATTATGATCAAGTGATATTGGTGGTAGAGTCACTCTACAGCATGGATGGCGACTATGCTGATCTACATAGACTTGTTGAATTAAAGAATAGATATGACTGTCTTCTATATGTGGATGAAGCCCATACATTTGGGGGAGTAGGCAAAAGAGGATTGGGGTTGGGTGAACAGCTAGGATTGATCAAATCCATAGACTTTATTGTTGGAACCTTTGGAAAAGCAGTAGCATCACAGGGGGCATTCCTAGTGTGTGACGATATATATCGCACGTGGCTGATCCAAAAGTCTAGATCACTAATCTACACCACCTCCCTACCCGAGATCACATCACTCTGGAATAGACATGTTATTCATTATTTAACCCAACAAGAGGAGGCTAGAGATAGATTAGCAGCTTTGGCAAGTTGGTTTTCTAGAGAACTAGGGATCGAACATCAATCCTATATCATTCCATACATAGTGGGTTCCAACAAACGAGCAATCGCGTTATCAAACTTCCTTGAGACAAGAAATATATCCTGCCTACCAATAAGGTATCCAACAGTCCCTCAAGAGACGGCAAGACTACGATTCTCATTAACAGCAGAGATGAAAATGGAACAACTTGTAAGTATCATAGAAGCAATCGACACATTCAATCTAAACATGGTACCATGA